A region from the Nymphaea colorata isolate Beijing-Zhang1983 unplaced genomic scaffold, ASM883128v2 scaffold0453, whole genome shotgun sequence genome encodes:
- the LOC126409501 gene encoding NAD(P)H-quinone oxidoreductase subunit H, chloroplastic has product MTVPDARKDLLVVNMGPHHPSMHGVLRLIVTLDGEDVIDCEPILGYLHRGMEKIAENRTIIQYLPYVTRWDYLATMFTEAITVNAPEELGNIQVPKRASYIRVIMLELSRIASHLLWLGPFMADIGAQTPFFYIFRERELLYDLFEAATGMRMMHNYFRIGGVAADLPHGWIDKCLDFCDYFLTGVVEYQKLITRNPIFLERVEGVGFIGGEEAINWGLSGPMLRASGIQWDLRKVDRYECYDEFDWEVQWQKEGDSLARYLVRIGEMTESIKIIQQALEGIPGGPYENLEFRRFAGTKDSELNDFEYRFISKKPSPSFELSKQELYVRVEAPKGELGIFLIGDNSVFPWRWKIRPPGFINLQILPQLVKRMKLADIMTILGSIDIIMGEVDR; this is encoded by the coding sequence ATGACTGTACCAGACGCAAGAAAAGACCTCCTCGTGGTCAATATGGGTCCTCACCACCCGTCAATGCATGGTGTTCTTCGACTCATTGTTACTCTAGATGGCGAAGATGTTATCGACTGTGAACCCATATTGGGTTATTTACACagaggaatggaaaaaattgcGGAAAACCGAACAATTATACAATATCTACCTTATGTAACACGTTGGGATTATTTAGCTACTATGTTCACGGAGGCAATAACCGTTAATGCACCTGAGGAATTGGGAAATATTCAAGTACCTAAAAGAGCCAGCTATATTAGGGTAATTATGCTGGAGTTGAGTCGTATAGCTTCGCATTTGTTATGGCTTGGACCTTTTATGGCCGATATCGGTGCGCAGActcctttcttctatattttcagAGAGAGGGAATTGTTATATGATCTATTCGAAGCTGCCACAGGTATGCGAATGATGCATAATTATTTCCGTATCGGGGGGGTAGCTGCTGATTTACCTCATGGCTGGATAGATAAATGTTTAGATTTCTGCGATTATTTTTTAACGGGAGTTGTTGAATATCAAAAGCTTATTACGCGCAATCCCATCTTTTTGGAACGAGTTGAAGGGGTAGGTTTTATTGGGGGAGAGGAAGCCATAAATTGGGGTTTATCAGGACCAATGCTACGAGCTTCCGGAATCCAATGGGACCTTCGTAAAGTCGATCGGTATGAGTGTTATGATGAATTCGATTGGGAAGTCCAATGGCAAAAAGAAGGAGACTCATTAGCTCGTTATTTAGTAAGAATTGGCGAAATGACGGAATCCATCAAAATTATTCAACAGGCTCTGGAAGGAATTCCGGGGGGAccttatgaaaatttagaattccGACGCTTTGCTGGAACAAAAGATTCAGAATTGAACGACTTTGAATATCGATTCATTAGTAAAAAGCCTTCTCCCAGTTTTGAATTGTCAAAACAAGAACTTTATGTGAGAGTAGAAGCCCCAAAGGGAGAATTAGGTATTTTTCTGATAGGAGATAATAGTGTTTTTCCTTGGAGATGGAAAATACGTCCACCCGGTTTCATCAATTTGCAAATTCTTCCTCAGCtagttaaaagaatgaaattggCTGATATTATGACAATACTAGGTAGTATAGATATCATTATGGGAGAAGTTGATCGTTGA